The genomic window aaaatttacttttaaaattatatgtataaataaccGAATAGTAAGTtccaaaatatgaatatttttccgAGTAACGATAACGGAGAGTAGaagtcaaaattatctttttttatttttccaatcgATTACCTCAActcaattattttctatttagtcAATTAAAGGGTGGTCCGGATTGAATTTAATGAATGCTTATTACGAGTAGTCAATAGAGAAATTGTGTTAACTTAcctttataaaatacttaagtTTCGACggtaaaatcattaaatgaGGTACAACATCTAAATGTGTAAGTTGTTTCCATAATTCAGAATCTAATGGAACCTGACTTGTTTCACGTGATAGAGGATAAATGGATCGTTGCGATAGTAAATGTGTCGCCACACGTTTTATTCGATCACTAGTCATTGGTTTACTGAAATCAAAATAAGAAttcaattaagaaataaatCGATTCAACATAAACCTTTGTCCACTGGCGCAACTCGACTGCGGTTTCGACTTAAAACGTTAGACGGGTATGGCTTCCTATTCGGTCACATGTTAATGCGCTGAATCTCGCCTACTTGTACGATTGCAACAAATTCAACTCAAGTCCGACctactctaattaataattcgGTACAACTGTTGCATTGTGTCAATGGACGAAAAGCCTTAAtggaacatattttacatacCAAAGTTCTATACTGCTAATATGTTTTATAACATCGACTGATGTTGCTGCCACTATTAAACCATTTATATTTACTTGACATGGATCTGGACATAAATGAAGTCGTGGATAATGTTGTCTCAATTTGTAGGGTGGAGTAGGATACACGGGTGAGTGATGTGCATCTTGGTACGATGGTATAAGTATAACATGTGTTTGTAATCtggaataaatacaatttttatatttttgtttatcgtaaacttttttttatgatatcttACTGGGCTAAAGGTTCCATAATTCCAGCAATAAGTCgttcaaataattcattaaaagttTCAGCAAGCATTCCATCAGCAATTCGTTCATGTTCCTCGTCAACAAACGGTCCAGTCATGATTACTACGTCTGGTTTATTTCGaacaatataattaacaaaatcattTAACGGCTCATATTCAATGTTATCGTTTAGAGTGTAAGGGCCAGAAGCAATTACAATTTGTAATGAAGAACCtgcaaaatataaatgttaGATATAATTGATATACGAAATACAGctctgtttttaaaaaatcaacaaaaacgGGGAGTTCCTCACAAATATCAGCACTACAGcgaattctataaaattatatcatagAAAAAACCATTAGTTACCACCCACCATATGACgtcattcatatataaaagcggtgtgtaataaaaaacacaaGCTTACTTGTTAAAGAGGCCAACCGACTCATAAATATTAGAGCCATCGCGACTTGAAATTACCCTTAAAATGTAAGGAAAAACTCCAAGCAAAGAGGACTGCTACAGGGATGGCTAGTCAGATCCATATCTCAAATCGAAGATATATTGGTGTGTTCCAGCAATTGCAAAGTTGTTGCCACTAATAATTATTcggaaaatgtaaaaactgtaaactttatttaataaaattgaaaaatacaaaccTTCATTGAATGTTAATTTTGTATCTGGAAGTGGTGGAGGAGCATCTGTAAAGCATTTCGTTGGTAATATTTTTCTTCCACTAGGATTTATACCACTAAAGCATACAACTTGTCCGGGATATAAACAgtattcttgtaaatttttaaaattcaaactcATTCGTTTTCCGTAAGAACTACCACGCTTATGACTTTCTAAGTCTACCTTTTCATCGGATTCACCAATCGCCTTTCTTAAGCGACcacaaaaaatactttcatcctataaatgatgaaataattaactgtaaaaaattaattatttctcatATTTCAGACATATTACTGAATCTAAGTAACAGGATCTTACCACTAAAACTTCATCAATTCTATTTGTACAAGTCAATTCATTTttcatcataatttgaaatactAATCGATTGGTTGTTTTGACTTCCACGTCAATATTCGCTCCGACATGAGATCGCATATATTTATAACTGTCTAactgttttaataatttgatattcaCATCCAGCACACTTTTACCTTTCCACGAGGCCTTCTTCAACATTTCTTCATCACCAAAAGATATTTGTACTGCTTCTGAATCGGTACGTTCATTGTATTTTGTTGAAGGTTCGGatctaaataaacaaatttgtatataaaacttGTGGTTGATTTTCCATTCAATTTTTGACTAATCTATtcaggtttcaaaaaaattattctggtCAGATTAATAAGTTTCTCGGATCACTTATAAGGTCTTTCTTTCCCATTTGGTACTGTGCTCGATGTCCAACACTAGAAGTGGACGTTCTTTCATGGGTTACAGATTTCCTAGTTTTTGTTAGCCCTGCTGACCTACGTTTTTCTTCCTTCTacctattttttcaagtttgcTCTCAAACTGGAATTGTTTGTTCCCAATTTGAAGTCGAACAGGTATAGAAGTTAGATCTTCTTGTATTTAATTGGTTCGAATTTATTTCCAATATAAGActgataaattaaatgttacttttttgaaaaaaatttaagaactaCCAACTTACGCATCAGAATTAAATGAAACGGAGCCAAATTGAGATTGATTCAAGTTTGATATTTGCCGTCTTTTTGTAGTATCTTCTTGAGGTGACGCCAACTGTCGTTTATTAATTGTTTCAACATTTCTctgaaattaaattacaatcgtAAAAATTGATGAATGCTACAAATTCAACAATGAATTCGATCAATATCGATTCATACTCGCAATAAGTTTAATATCTTTTCTATCAAtacaacttaaaatttaatattttcatttctccTTCACATCTTTGATCTTTCTATAAGATATAGGCTGGGGACACATGATAAGGATTTCTTATACGAAATTCTTAGAGTTTTTTCTGTCCTACTTTTACCTTCCTTATTCCTTCATCaattccatgattcactcctcattttcaagcttattattaTGTCttggtttgacgaaaaatataccgcttaggaaaaaacacactagacaaataatttgaacgaaataatattataaatttaaataataagtttattaggcaaacatgttagtttttacagatgctctcctaatagtctagacatataatactcaaaacattattatgcaaacatgttagtttttacagataatttaaggacttttgacttttttctacacttttctacgaaatttgttgtttgtttttttagtcaCGGGTTACTGTAATTACGGGAGCGGAGTTtcgcacgggtcgagctagtttttattataataacactCACTTTCTTGCaagaaattcttacaaaaatttatgatagtATGCGTTAAACATCGTTAATTTTGGATgcctttaaaattaatacaggTATTTTATTCTAATATGATGCGGCAATGTATACTTTAATACGTTCTTATACGTTCAATAAAATCACGTCActatatatcagatatatttagTGGAACTGTACACGTTAAAAAGCGTAAGCGTTTTTCAACCACCAAATATATCTAATTTACCGCAAGTATAGATACCGTCTATCATAATTTCTTCTAGTGTGCGCCagattttcttttaagaatttcATGTAAGAAATCGAAGCAAGAATTGATTTGGTGTATAAAGCGAGCCGAGATAGTTTTATGAGGGTTAAGAAGGcaataaatgtacatattttgttgttgtagaATAATGTAGAATTTGTCTATAATGTCGAATTTATCTTCCTATTATGTCGCAAATAATGAATTATATCGTTTTTTTAAGCCTACGCACAACTTATCTAAATGCAGCTagagaattgaaatttattgaaaactatCTGAGAATTGAGCTAATGCCTTTTATAGAAGAATGAATACATGGTGCTACAAAAATAGGTAGCGGGCTAAGTAGTACTGGAATTCAGGTCAAAAatgcttaataactttttacgatttctaattaatttaactacTTGAATACTTATTGAAGtatttgttgaatttaaaaaagaaatatttcaaatttctttagTAAGTTTCataagaagaaattaaaaactttttcctgaaaaacaaaatgacggaaaagttactaaaatatttctttacttcTTAATGTGTAGAATTCTCATAGTTTTTGTAACACCCAAtacattttacgaaaaaaaaaatcacaatttcaaCTCAGACGAAACTTTAACATAgcattgttatatttatttttaagaaatctcTAAAATGTCCTGAGCAAAGAATTTTCTTTTAGTAACTGTATCgttttcaaaaatacatttaaatgctTCGTATTTTCCTAGTTCAAAATAGCACGGTTCAGAAAGAAAAGTCAATGAAATACAATAAGCGGAGCCGTATTTATGCATTCATCTTTATTGCCGAAATAGATTTCCCTTGTGCATGAATCACTTCGTTAATTGGACaagaaattctaaaatattgattgctaattgtttttcaagcttttacgtaatgtatgaaattattacgtaattatgtttaaaattgtaaaaaaaaaaaataaaagaagcaAAGAgcatgttttcttaaaaaataaccgAGTGGCTCTAAAGGGATCATATTGTccggaaattttaattttggagtATTGTGCAAAAAGTAAAACTTGAAAGAATTCGTTAGAGAAATTTAAGTAGGAACTTAAAAGTTCAATATTGATAGCTTGTACAATTTATTATCCATGGAAAATTGCTTTACAATTTTTGACTCAAATTTcttgcattttaataaaaattttgtatatccaaatttgtttaaatttctaaCCCAAAACATTGCCAGAGACGCCTTGGCGTCTTCGTTTATGAgcctgtatttatttaaataatccaaaTATTGGTACcatatatcatatttatttaataaataaaataaattatagaaaattatataaatttatttttcaaaaatataatttaataatattaaaaattcggCGCGAACTGCTGGATGTTAACAATCGCTGTAGACGAGTATGGATCTagtcacaaataaataaacatgataCTAGAAACAAACCCGCCAACAGAAATtgcaaatttattgtttatgctAAATCAAAATGAAtgcctaaataaaaaaaaaagatgcttTCCACATAAATTCCTTAATGAGTGTGGATCTAGTcacaaatatcaacaaaaaatgtGCACAAGACCCGCACTCATTGAGGACtgataatgtaaaaattttcgataatggAAGTTTCGAACAAGATTACAACTGTTGCCTTTGTTCgcattaagtaaaaataaagttaattaaaaataattttttacataaatgattacactaaattattttttttaaacgttcaaaatactttttaaaaaaaatagaaaacctcggatgaaaaaaaaagaaaactttttgtatgtaacgatgtataaaaatttttaaaagtttgttgtTTACAATCGGCGATGCTGACGCTTCAACGGAAAAgaacttgtttaaaaaaaaaaaaattaattacaattcacAAAAGTAACTTacaaatattcttaaaacactttctttaaaataactttttcaagAAACTTCAGcttgaaacaaaagttaaaataatgctTTAAAATATAAGCGTCTTGTCAATGACCAGTCTATGTTAATGGCCGCCGCACAGTGAGCATCTGTCCTTGaaaattttctcagaaacttttaagttttgtaaGATAGAGGGTACAAGTTTCGATAACTTCAAGACAGTGGCATCTTTGTCTACTACATATTGATGAAGGAAAAGGATGTATATGCTTACTACATAACAGTACAAAAAGAAATAGAATATTATGGCGGTAAAGTTACATTTACCTGCCGAGATGTTACACCCTCAGGCCTTAAAGTactatttacaatataaaaaaaaaaaaaaattacttacctgtggtgttttattttgtaaatatgattGAACAATATCGTCAGAAGATCTAAGAAATCacgttaagaaaaattttttttttgaaaatttaatattatcttgtaaattattttgtaaggaTACGTAATTTTTTGCACTTTTggtgaatatatttttgattcaattttttttgccgGTGTATGAGACAATGTACTCGATAATTGTTTACGTTCTAATAATTGTAGGGCATTAACAGTAGGTTCCGAATCAAGAGAATTGGATAATGAAAATGCAATCCAATCATTGACAAAATCTTCTTCACTTATACCatattttgaacataaatttacacctttatatgaaaaattttacccaaaaatataaccaaacaaaatatttaaacgaaaactacatttattaataattaaattaatcttacATTTATCCAGAACTTGTTTATCCAAACTAATTGCAAGACCAATTTTAAATTGGTCAATTAATTCTTGTTCATTCACCATTTTTGTTAACAACATATACCGCGAAAAAAATCAAGTAACTAGCGGAAACGCAACAGGTTTTTACAATTGACAGTATACGATATGTTTACAACTACTATAAAGGTCGATTCACATCGAAACCTTTATTTTACatcaaataatatgtattattttcgCTGAAGAATTGTCAACTTCGCTAGCTTTGAAATGTTGGtgattaattgattatattcaTTCAGTTGATAGCTTTAATGTTCAACGTGTTGAAGTTCAAGATAATTAAAAGTGTTTTAGCGCCGCTATTTTGGAAGAGAGATagtagtttcaaaaattaaaaacctttatCTTCAATATATTAACttaagttgtaaaatattaaattattataggaAATAAAAAATCGCTATCTTAAAGAGAAACGGATGTTCATGAACTcaagataattatttaattctaaaatactaCAATGGTCATGTCGTTCTCGTAAGCTTGGTAGTTGTTGGCGAATGCTCAAACTTTCGATACTTCTCAAGAACTCTAGCTAGTAATATTACCCGAAGCAAGACGGGATTTGTGATGCTAATATTTAAGGATAAGAGTGTAATGACGCAGATACTTACAggttaaatgtaatatatttgaaacaGTAAATCGCAAATCACAATGTGTCAGGGACCTTGATGATGACAAAACGAAATGTTTCTTGCTATGTAGACGTCgccatatatatttttgttttgaataatagtTTGACGTGACGTTATCGAATCACGATGCTATACTCCGTTTAGTACGAAGCgaccttaaaattatattcgttCAACAGGTAATGCCATCTtttccaaaaacattttaagtacaatttaaaattgaaaaagatgtatgaaataaaaaactaaaacttatttattctaaatacgtgaatttaaatagtatataaatgttatcgtctattttttatttttattttgaaatactaattttaattatttttttgtgttattctTCCCAAAACGCTTAAACATAAGATCATATTTTTGACAAaggaatatgttaaaaaaataaaaaaattaattcgaaacAAAATTTGCACAATTGGACATTGCCCaaacttaatttacaaaaattttcataaatttatcttttgtttGAGGAATTGTTTTTGCACTTtccacaattttaaataaaaaggatgcgaaaaacattttttctttacatCCAACTTATTTCTATGTAGGCAAGTGTAGAAAAAAGTGGAAAAACTGCTCTACTTCCTCATACCTGTTTTGTGTTCAAAATATGCATTCAACAAAAGCAaactttttgtgatttttgtcttttaaaaGTTGCATTTTATAcatgcataaaaaaataatataaaaagtcctgtaatattttcgcatttaagttatacagaatttttataattttattaagttcgATATTGAGTAACTGCccccattttattttattttaaaacttcaatGATCAATTTCTAATTCATAGACATTTAAGATGCGGATTGAAAACAATGAATCTTTTATACTATAGAATTGGGCTCATCGAGTTGAATATAACTGcattaaatgattttcttcttattaaattagtgaaagaaaattgaatgattttctAAGAAACgcaaaaatcttatttaaagaaaatttggatttttgaaATGTTGACTGAAATCTTATTTGAATATGCATGTCATCTTGGAACTTATCAAATGATTCGGACTTTTtagacttttatttaatttgatcacGACATAAGCTTTTTTGAAACTGCATctattttggtaaaataaaaaatggataaattatatactgatttatttataaatttttatttattaatactttcattacttaaaataatgatttggcataatgttttttaataaagtaataaaaatagcttaaattaaaatgcaatttatataaatgtaggaaaatttttcaacagttataaaaaacaatttaaaaatatttttgatcttTTTCCCAAAGTTCTTCTAAAATTGTATCAATTTCGGCATTTGGAAAACGTTCCACTACACTTTTGATTAACCCAGCAAAAtttgattcataattttttaatattatttcatcgcctacaacaaaaattatttttatatagatttgatcaaaaaattaaactttattatttagtgAGAAGTTTTTTACCTTTAACTAAAGTATTTGCTTGAACCATCATTTTTCTAGGCTGTTTGTGAGCCATAATAATCTCGCGCCATTGTGCCCATGGATACGGTCCACTTTCAGGTACTTCTGAATATGCATTATACATTTTTGAGGCACTTTCAAAATCGCCTAATGACTTATACACttgtaatttacataaaaagtcTCCAATTGCTTTTTTACCAACTGTATCTAATTTAGTACGATCAATTGTAAGAAGAAGATTTTTACCTTCTTCAGTTTcagttattgtaataaaatcatCACCGGCTTCTACAAGTACACGCATTATTACATATCGTGCTTGAGCGTGTGCTTGTAGCCATGTTTTCGAAGTTGGCTGGTACATTTCTAATGCTTTTCCAACACCATTCCATATAAGGCTTAaccaatttatgtaaataatatcttCAGCGGTTTCACCTTCGTGAccgaaaattctaaaaattgaagTGATTTACTATATCCATTTTATTGTAAGCTTAAAAgaagtatttaataaatgaaaacccAACAAAAAAGAAACACCAACTTTCCTTAAAGGATCAGAACTTCTTAAAACTAAAGACGGTGGTGAATTTACCTTCAACACTTGTTGCAAGTAACAATGAAGCTTCAACTGCAgccgattaaaaaatattaaggcacaaatgaaatttcgaaaattaggAATTAGAAAATTAAGTATGATTGCAAAATTCTATGGAGTCGCAATTTACTGAATATAAATCTTCCTAACTTTACTACTTACTTTAAGATATCTCTATCCAAACTCAAATATAAGCCAACACATTCCGCTCGACATTCTTCATAACTTGATCCTAAAGTTGTGAATTTTGAATCGTAAGTTTCACCAGGTTCAAACCATTTATCAATTGCTTCGCCAGTTAATGGATTTTTTACGCTagcaatatcaaaattatatttgccaTTATCTTCTT from Chrysoperla carnea chromosome 2, inChrCarn1.1, whole genome shotgun sequence includes these protein-coding regions:
- the LOC123292399 gene encoding DNA polymerase alpha subunit B; the protein is MLLTKMVNEQELIDQFKIGLAISLDKQVLDKCVNLCSKYGISEEDFVNDWIAFSLSNSLDSEPTVNALQLLERKQLSSTLSHTPAKKIESKIYSPKVQKITSSDDIVQSYLQNKTPQRNVETINKRQLASPQEDTTKRRQISNLNQSQFGSVSFNSDASEPSTKYNERTDSEAVQISFGDEEMLKKASWKGKSVLDVNIKLLKQLDSYKYMRSHVGANIDVEVKTTNRLVFQIMMKNELTCTNRIDEVLVDESIFCGRLRKAIGESDEKVDLESHKRGSSYGKRMSLNFKNLQEYCLYPGQVVCFSGINPSGRKILPTKCFTDAPPPLPDTKLTFNEGSSLQIVIASGPYTLNDNIEYEPLNDFVNYIVRNKPDVVIMTGPFVDEEHERIADGMLAETFNELFERLIAGIMEPLAQLQTHVILIPSYQDAHHSPVYPTPPYKLRQHYPRLHLCPDPCQVNINGLIVAATSVDVIKHISSIELCKPMTSDRIKRVATHLLSQRSIYPLSRETSQVPLDSELWKQLTHLDVVPHLMILPSKLKYFIKDIGECIIINPEILGKGTKGGTFGRIEILNKNNSITSNILGQIIKI